From the Ignavibacteria bacterium genome, the window AACAAGACGCTCGTTACGGGCAGCCTTGATAAGACTGTGAAAATGTGGGACATCACCACCGGCCAGAATCTCATGATGAGCAACGTGGGTGTAGAGGTTTGGTCACTTGATGTTACAAGCAATGCAGGACTCATTGTTCTGGGTTGTGCTGATGGAACGGTTCGCATGCTGAAAGAAGCAGGAACGGAAGCCGGACGTTCAAATCGCGGGGGAGGACGTTGAACATGACACCTATGACATCTATGCGCTTCATTACGACGGTTGCAACCATCGCTCTTTTGTTTTGCAGCAACATTGCTGTAACGGCACAAAGTGCACTTGGCACGGTTGTTACGCTGACCGGTTATTTCCTGAATGCCCACACGCTTACGCCTGTTGAGGCTAACTACATCGTCATTGATGCCCAAGGCAAGAAGCTTGGTCAGACATCGAAGAGCAACCCAACGGACGGATACCTTCAAACCGGTCTCAAGCCCGGAGAGAGTTATGTGATCCGTATTGAGGATCCGCGCTACTTCCGTCAAGAATTCCGCGTGGACATCCCGGCTACTGGAAAGTACCTCGAGATCTCCAAGGACTTTGTTGTTCGCACTTCGGAAGCAGGCCGCACGATCGCCATCGCGCCGTCTCCATTCGATCTGAAGAAGACAACACTCAAGACTGGTGCTGATGAAGATCTCGGCGAAATGGCCAAGGTTCTCATCATGAATCCGGGCACAAACGTTGAGCTCGTCTGTTACCCTGATGTTGAGGGAACGGCAGATGCAACGCAAAAACTCAGCTCTGCACGTGCCGAAGCCATCAAGAAGTTCTTCGTTTCCAAGGGTGTTTCAGCCGGACGCATCAGTGTGCGTGCCGTGAGCACAACCGATCCGATCGACCCGCCACCGATCCGTAAAGCAGCCAAGGGTAAGCGGTATATCGGTCCGGTCTACATGGTGATCACCAAGGTCTGATCTACTGACCAGAGTTGCGCGAAAACACGTTTTTTCGCGGAATTCACGCAAAAACATCGCATTTCGATCAAAAAAGGGGGCTACAAGGCCCCCTTTTCCTATATTTGTGACTCTCCGGTCCCGTGGTAGAGTGGCTATACAGAGCTCTGCAAAAGCTCGTACATCGGTTCGAATCCGGTCGGGACCTCTCCAGTACATTCCTTCATCGATCCCCCTCAGCATGGCAACAACAGCCGATCTCCGTGTAGGTGCAGTCATCCTTCATAATGGTGAGCTCTGCACGGTCCTCGAATCGATCCACCGCACACCAGGTAATCTTCGCGCCTTCTATC encodes:
- a CDS encoding OmpA family protein is translated as MTPMTSMRFITTVATIALLFCSNIAVTAQSALGTVVTLTGYFLNAHTLTPVEANYIVIDAQGKKLGQTSKSNPTDGYLQTGLKPGESYVIRIEDPRYFRQEFRVDIPATGKYLEISKDFVVRTSEAGRTIAIAPSPFDLKKTTLKTGADEDLGEMAKVLIMNPGTNVELVCYPDVEGTADATQKLSSARAEAIKKFFVSKGVSAGRISVRAVSTTDPIDPPPIRKAAKGKRYIGPVYMVITKV